CTGTTgcaaacgaaagaaagaaaataattgcacATAAACTCTAGTTCGGAAGCCCGGAGAGTCATAAACCTTTCCGGGCCTTGCAGACTTCGGGCAGATGTTGACGGCTCATTTGCCGGGACTCAGAACCTCTGCAGCTGTCCTGAGCAGGGAGGGGCGCGGGAGGGGGCAGAGCTTCTCCGGGAATGGCCTGGGGTTCAAAGATGCCGGAAATCCGAACCGAgccccccacctcaccccaccccaccccaccccggcgCGAGGCCAGGCCTGCTCCGGTCTCGTCCCCGCCCGGGCGCCCGCTTCCGAGGGTCGCGGCCCTCACCCCAGCAGGCGCCAGGAAACTCGGAGGAAAAAGTCCGGGAAAACTGAGACCTGTCTTTAAAGGAGGATCGGGCCGAGCAAAAGGAACCGCAGCCTTTGCTTTCCTGAGTTCCCCAAGCCCGAGTTCCCCAAGCCTGCCGCCCTTGGGACATCTCACGAGGTCAGGCCGCACTCCAGGCCGAGCTCGGCGCCCCGGGCCACAGCCAGCCCTTTCTCTTGGGACCCTCGCCGCCCTGCCTCGTTCCTTCGCCGCCCCAGTTCCCTGCCCTCAGCCGCGCCAACCCAAAACCTGTTTGGCGTCAGCGCCGCCTTGCTTTCGCCATCCCTGCACTTCCTGCCTAGCAAAGTGGGGCAAAGGCCCAAACCAAAAAgccatctccaaaaaaacaatTTATCAGAGACAAGGCCCTGCACCCGGGGCAGCAAGGGACCACTGCACCCTCTCCTCCCGCTCCAGCCGAGGACGCACAGTCTGGAAACCCAGGGGGCTAATGTCCCTTCTGCGAGGCCGTCCGGTGCTTAAGGCTCGCTATTTGCCCAGCACACAGAGATTCAATCCAGCTCCCGGCCGTCGAGGCCGCACACTTTCCCCCAACCCTATGGGGGCGCTTCGTGCGCCGCGCACTCACCAGCGTTGTAGGCCGCCAGATCCGCACCGGGACCCGGGCTCTTACGTTTCCTCGGCCGCCCCTTCTGCACAGTGCCCACGCCATTGTAGTAGGGAAGACCCAGCGGGTTGGCCCCTGCTGCGCCCAGCCCCGCGCTCTTGGCCGCCGCGGCCGCAGCGGCCGCCGCTGCCACGTCGGCATGGTTGAAGTGTGCGGGGTACTCGCCCTGCAGCAGCGCCTCGAAGTGCAAGCGGCAGTAGACCAGGCTGTCCTTCATGCCGAAGTGGTCGCCCGTGGTCAGCATCTTGTTACACGTGGTGCACGTGAAGCAGTTGAGGTGATAAACCAAGTCCCGAGCGCGCATCACCATCTCCGAGGCCGAGATGCCCAGGTGGCAGCGGGCGCAGCGCTGCACAGAGAAGCGCCTGTAGGGACCATGGAGGGAGGGGCTGTGGGAACACACGGTTGGGTACCCCCCTTTTCCTCCTCCAGGTGCCGCTGCTGCTGCGGGGGGCAATCCCCTCCTCAAGACGAACAACCCGGCCTTTATTTGGAGGATGGGGGGGAGAAAGAACTAGATTTTGACCCAGGCCTGGTCCTGTCCTAAAATAGTTTCCCTTAACACACTTATGCCTACAGAGACTTCTACTTCACCCAGAGTCTCCGCAAGCCCTAGGAAAGCCTTTACCTGGGAGTGGAGGGAGACACTTACCACTTACCCCCTCCTCAACCTTTACTCCTCCCTCCAAACCAGCGCCTGGGAATCCTACTGACTTTTATAATTTGGAAGAAACacagagacagggaaagagagagagacacagacgcagagacagagacagagagaatataCATAGACCCTAATCCTAAAACTGGGGAGAAGGAGAAACCGAGAACTTGGAGTCTACTAGTGATTCTGGTTCTTTGATCTTGGCCACCTTTCATTCCCATTTTCTCAAAAGACCTGGAAATGCACCCACTCCCACAGCTCTCTTTCCAGCTGTgtttcactccagcttgggctgcCTAGGTTTGGGGGTGCCTGTTTCTATAACCTCGGATTAACTCAAGAAACTTCAAAGAGAGGGGAGCAAGGAGCCCAACTCAAGCTTTTTTGTGTTCTAAGCTCCGAGCGGGAGGGCagcttctgctttttttctcGTTCTCCTACTTCGTAGACCTTTCCAAGAGCTCCCCAAATTGCTGCTTTAAAAGGTTATCACCCAATTTGTGCTGGCTTGGAGAAGTTGGCGGGGAGCGGGGGAGTCCTGAGTAGTGAACCCTCTCCTAGGACTAAACGGAAAGGAGAGGGCCAAACCGTAAGATTGTGCCTGAGATTGGGGGGAGGGGTCCTGAGGGGCAGTTGGGTGGGGGGGCTACCTGTAGTAGTCTTCCTTGCAGTAGATGCTACCGTCCTTGCTGAAACAGGTGAGCTCCGACTCCAGGTTGAGCTTGCACTCGCAGCACTTGAGGCAGCGCATGTGCCACTGCTTGTCCACCGCCAGCAGGTAGTAGCGGTCCGAGATCTTGCCCCCGCAGCCGGCGCACAGCGCGGCGCGGTCACTGCTGATGGACGGCATGGTCTGCGAAGGGAGGGAGGCGGAAGACAGCAGCGCCTGCGTCAGCCAGCGGCCCCTCCGCCGCCGGGAAACCGGCACCCACAGCTCCCTCTGTGGCCTTGGCTAGCCCTGAACGCGGAGGGGGCTGCCAGGACATGCGGCGcgcttcccccaccccaaaagGCCCATTTCCATTTCTGGGCGGTTCAGAACCCAGGCCTGCCTGCGCAGCCCTCGCCAGCCACGGGCCCAGGCCGGGCTCCTGGCCTAAATGGCTCTGGTGCTTACCTCTCTTCCTTCCAGTCCTCCCTGTCCTTTCCCCCAAAATGCTCGGGCTGTGTTTAGGGACCAGGACAGCTACTCCAGTCAAGCCCTCCAAGAGCTTTCCCTAAACTGCTTCTTAAATGAGCCACCCGGGGGATAAGGTGACCATTAAGTCACCCTCCACACAGAATCCTCTTTGGAGAGACAGCGGAGTTCCTGGGCCCCAGCTCCAGTGATCCCTGGATCCTTAGACCAGAGGTTAAGGCCAGGACAAGTCAGCCAACTTCTGGCTCCTCTGCCACACGGGCTGGGGCCCTCTTGGGTCCGGGGATGAGGTAAGTGGGGTGCAGGGACACCCTCAAAGTCCCTGGGTGAAGGACAGTTTCAACCCAAATACTTCCCTATCCAAACTGACCAGCAGAGAAGGTCTAACCGAAGAAGGGCTCAGAGGCCGGGAGGACACTGGCGCCGCTGCTCCTGCTCCCGGAGCAGAGAAGCTTCTCTCGTGCTCCCCACCTCCGCGGCCTCCTAAAGGTCACTTCTGGGCCCGCTGGTCGGGCAGTGTCTGCTCGTCTGGCCCCCAGGGAGGCCTGAGGCGAGGAACTGGCTATTTGGGGCTGGGCCCGCGGAGCCAGGTGTAGAGATCCAAATGGAGTCTCCTTCGGCGAGGGCCAGGCCGGAGCCTGAACTCCCAGCCCTGGCCTGGCTAAGTCTGACCAGTCAAGGGTCTGGGGACGCGATCAACGACAAATGTTGGCGCCGAAGACTTCGGCCTCTGAAACCACGCTGGGGGTTGAGGAGGATCCCCGATTGCCGGAAAGCTGGGAGCGGCCCAAGCCGGCTGGAGCTCCAATGCTCCCAGCTGGTTCGCCCTTCCCTGGCGCCGCTTGCGGCGCCGCCAGCAACCGGAGCCGAGAGGTGGAGGAGAGCGCGGGGCTGTCGACCCCGGCACCGGGCAAGGTGAGAAGGGAGCCGCCCCGGGCCGCGGATGGGACTTCGCTTCCAGTTCGGAAGAAACGCTCTCCTCTACCCCCAGGGCCGAGATTTCGGTTTCAACCTTGTTTCCCTTCTGCGTCCCAGCAGCCGGGTTTCCCCCGAACCGGGAGCCACCGGCCTTGCATTCTGACCGAGGATCCCCAGCACCCAGTCCCGTGCGGCACGAAGGACGCTCCCCAAACTTCGGGGAGCAGAGGCGCTGACTGGCCCGGCCCCATCCCAGCTCTCAGCCCCGACCCCACAGCCGCGCGCCTACCGTCTCGGTGTCGCCGCGGTCGATGGCGGAGCTGATGGCGGGAGCCTCGCTCTTGGCCCTGCGGTCCATCTCGTCGATGACCCCGTGCACCTCGGGGCCCGACAGACTGTGGAACAGCATCGCGGCGGGACCGGCGGGGCCGGGGGCGCGGCTCCTCCGAGGGAGGGCTTGCCCCCCGCCTCAGCTGCCTGGCGCTCCTGGCGCTAACGGGCCCGGTGCATCGCCACCgcggccccggccccgcccgAGCTCGGCTGAGCCCCCAGGCCGGGCTCCGGGCCCCGGGCGCTCGCGGGGCAGGACGCCTCCCGCCGAGGCGCGGGGGCAGCTACATTGCGGGGCGCCTGGGCGACGGCGCCAAAGCCAGGGTCACAAGGGCACGGGACAAGCGGGGCGGGGGGAGCAGGAGACTAGGGCAGAGGTCGGCGCCCGCCGCGGGCGCTTTCACGCCGCGGGCATCGCCCGCCCGGCTTCAGCGCCCGGGGCGCAAAGCAAGGGCGCAAACTCTGCCCGAGGCGGCGACGGCTGCGGTCGGGGTTCACCCAGAAGCTGCTAGGTGTCCGCGGCGGCCCAGCTGCCTggacccctcccctccctggcGTGCGCCCCCAGCCCAAGGCGACCCTCTTGGGCGCTGAGTCGGCGACTGGAGTAGGGGTTTCTCCGAAGCCTGCGAGCCGAGTCGAGCCACCGGGAGaattgaagaggaggaggaagaggaggaggaggaggcggaggaggaggtggaggaggagaaaaaagaggaggagCAGAGTGGGAGGAGGAGCCGCCGGCCGCGGGCCCAGCCGCGCGCAATGCTCTCCAAGCGCGCGCCTAGCCCAGCCCCGGCTCTGCAGTCCGCGCCAGCGCAAGCCTCCGCGCCTTTTCTACAGCCGCGCCTGACATCACGTCCTGCCGCCGTGCCATTGGCCGCTCGGCGCCCCAGGCCCTGGCAGCGCGTGCTCCGGGAAGGCGGGAGACccaagagggaggggagaggcaaGAGGAGCAGAGGAGAGTCGAGGTGGTGGGAGCTGGTGGGCGAGGCTGGAgggcgggggtgggagggaggcagggaggagggagagcgcGGGGTTTGGAGTTTTTAAGATACGAACAGCTTCCTGCGATATCTTCAGAAAGGAAAATTAAACCCTCTATCCTAAGAAGGCGCAGCAAGGGGATGCTCGTCTCACTGCGGTCTCCCTTCGGCCTGGAGCCGCGGCCTCAGGCACCCGCCTGGGAGGCCCGGGAAGGCAGGCCTGTGGCAGAGTTGCAAGAGCCTTCGGCCGGCCGTTTCCCATCGAGCTCCGCCTTCGGCCCGGGCTCTGCACAGCGGGCTGCAGGCGGCCGTGCAAGCCTCCTGGGTACCCGGCAGAGCCTGAGTGGCGAGACCGGCGAGAGCTGTGACTCCCGGGGAGGGGGGCCAGCCAGCATATCCACGCTCCAAGCCCGCTAGGGCCCAATCTGCAGCCCAGCATGTAGCTTCTCGCTCTTCCCGGTCTCTCCCCAGCCTGGAAGAGTGGGGGCGAGCATGGCTTTAGGAACTCAGAAAGGCCAGGGTtcgaatcctagctctgccatttacaTGCACTGTAACCTTAGGCAGTGACTTATCCTCCCTTAGCCTGTTTCTGACCTTTATAATGGGCGACAAGAAGCTCTCGTCCGCATGGACGTGATGATTGAAAGAGACTGTGGATGTaaaatgcctggaacatagtaggcacttaGCAAATTGTTTCATCACTCCCTCTTGCTCCTTTTCCATTAAAAACTTTCTCACTCCAAGACACATTCGATATCAGTGAGGTTCTTAAAAACCACAGGCCTA
This genomic window from Pan paniscus chromosome 11, NHGRI_mPanPan1-v2.0_pri, whole genome shotgun sequence contains:
- the LHX2 gene encoding LIM/homeobox protein Lhx2; amino-acid sequence: MLFHSLSGPEVHGVIDEMDRRAKSEAPAISSAIDRGDTETTMPSISSDRAALCAGCGGKISDRYYLLAVDKQWHMRCLKCCECKLNLESELTCFSKDGSIYCKEDYYRRFSVQRCARCHLGISASEMVMRARDLVYHLNCFTCTTCNKMLTTGDHFGMKDSLVYCRLHFEALLQGEYPAHFNHADVAAAAAAAAAAKSAGLGAAGANPLGLPYYNGVGTVQKGRPRKRKSPGPGADLAAYNAALSCNENDAEHLDRDQPYPSSQKTKRMRTSFKHHQLRTMKSYFAINHNPDAKDLKQLAQKTGLTKRVLQVWFQNARAKFRRNLLRQENTGVDKSTDAALQTGTPSGPASELSNASLSPSSTPTTLTDLTSPTLPTVTSVLTSVPGNLEGHEPHSPSQTTLTNLF